From a single Rutidosis leptorrhynchoides isolate AG116_Rl617_1_P2 chromosome 5, CSIRO_AGI_Rlap_v1, whole genome shotgun sequence genomic region:
- the LOC139847832 gene encoding vacuolar protein sorting-associated protein 28 homolog 2-like → MEVKLWNDKREREMYDNFAELYAIIKATEKLEKAYVRDIIPSADYEIECQKLIAHFKTLSSTLKDTVPSIERFHDTYKMDCPSAMNRLIISGVPATVEHRAAAAASGVTSAATVAECVQNFITAMDSLKLNMTAVDQVFPLLSDLSGSLNKLSILPPDFEGKTKMKEWIARLAKMGAADELTEQQARQLHFDLESSYNSFMAALPTAGS, encoded by the coding sequence ATGGAAGTCAAGCTATGGAATGATAAACGTGAGAGGGAGATGTATGACAATTTTGCTGAACTTTATGCGATTATTAAGGCTACAGAAAAGCTCGAAAAAGCTTACGTTAGAGATATTATTCCTTCAGCTGATTATGAGATCGAGTGTCAGAAACTTATAGCACATTTTAAAACACTCTCGTCAACACTTAAAGATACTGTACCGAGTATTGAGAGGTTTCACGACACTTACAAGATGGACTGCCCTTCTGCAATGAATCGTCTTATAATTTCGGGTGTACCTGCTACGGTGGAGCACAGGGCGGCTGCCGCTGCTTCTGGGGTGACATCTGCCGCCACTGTGGCGGAGTGTGTGCAGAATTTTATCACTGCAATGGACTCATTGAAGCTTAACATGACAGCTGTTGATCAAGTTTTTCCTTTGCTTTCTGATTTGTCTGGTTCTTTAAACAAATTGTCTATTTTACCCCCGGATTTTGAAGGGAAGACGAAGATGAAGGAGTGGATCGCACGGCTGGCGAAGATGGGGGCTGCAGATGAGTTAACTGAGCAGCAGGCTAGGCAGCTTCATTTTGATCTAGAATCGTCTTACAATTCGTTCATGGCTGCATTGCCGACTGCTGGATCATGA